One window from the genome of Dyella sp. A6 encodes:
- the accD gene encoding acetyl-CoA carboxylase, carboxyltransferase subunit beta codes for MNWLQKIMTPRARTQGSAAAAGKGKVPEGVWEKCAGCGTVLYRPELERNLMVCPKCDHHHAIRARTRLLSLLDEGSTREFWASMEANDPLKFRDSKKYRDRIVSAQKSSGEKDAMIAMSGKLKGRELMAVAFDFAYMGGSMGSVVGEKFTRAAEKALADRSALVCFSSTGGARMQEALFSLMQMAKTSAALARLRDAGVPYISVLTNPTTGGVSASLALLGDINIGEPKALIGFAGPRVIEQTVRETLPEGFQRSEFLLEHGAIDMIVDRREMRDKLADLLGLLAKAPRAA; via the coding sequence ATGAACTGGCTGCAGAAAATCATGACTCCGCGTGCACGCACGCAAGGCTCCGCCGCCGCGGCTGGCAAGGGCAAGGTGCCCGAGGGCGTGTGGGAGAAGTGCGCGGGTTGCGGCACGGTGCTGTACCGGCCCGAGCTGGAGCGCAACCTGATGGTCTGCCCGAAGTGCGACCATCACCACGCCATCCGTGCCCGCACGCGCCTGCTGTCGCTTCTCGACGAGGGTTCCACACGCGAGTTCTGGGCCAGCATGGAGGCGAACGACCCGCTGAAGTTCCGCGACTCCAAGAAGTACCGCGACCGCATCGTTTCCGCGCAGAAATCCAGCGGCGAGAAGGACGCGATGATCGCGATGAGCGGCAAGCTCAAGGGACGCGAGCTGATGGCGGTCGCGTTCGACTTCGCCTACATGGGCGGCTCGATGGGCTCGGTGGTGGGCGAGAAATTCACCCGCGCAGCCGAGAAGGCACTGGCCGATCGCAGTGCGCTGGTGTGCTTCTCCTCCACCGGCGGCGCACGCATGCAGGAGGCCTTGTTCTCGCTGATGCAGATGGCCAAGACCTCGGCCGCGCTGGCCCGTCTGCGCGATGCCGGCGTGCCCTACATCAGCGTGCTCACCAACCCGACTACCGGTGGCGTGTCCGCCAGCCTGGCGCTGCTGGGCGACATCAACATCGGCGAGCCGAAGGCGCTGATCGGTTTCGCCGGTCCGCGCGTGATCGAACAGACCGTGCGCGAGACGCTGCCGGAAGGGTTCCAGCGTTCCGAGTTCCTGCTCGAGCATGGCGCCATCGACATGATCGTCGACCGCCGCGAGATGCGCGACAAGCTGGCCGATCTGCTCGGCCTGCTGGCGAAGGCACCGCGCGCGGCGTGA
- a CDS encoding cupin-like domain-containing protein yields the protein MSEHSGAIPAPAAIEEYHPEPGRPFGPDDLTGRERPLVIRGLVRDWPIVKLAQQSDTAFAQRLAQWDSGADVSTLMISPEAGGVIGYTPDMEGFCYRHFKVPVTLGLQRLANYSRRDNAPGLVIQSAPVRECIPGFLDEHAMPLLDPSIEPRLWIGNRVTTPTHFDSQHNIACVVCGTRRFTLFPPDQLPNLYIGPLDFAPTGAAISMARLDHPDDPRFPRLKQALATAQVAELNPGDAIYMPPLWWHNVDSLERLNALVNYWWSPVQVDGFTTGHARAALYHCLLAFRALPPGERANWKQLLDHYVFGDEQAIAHIPEQRRGVLGPLTPETVEQLKQGARQNL from the coding sequence ATGAGCGAGCATTCCGGCGCGATCCCGGCACCGGCGGCCATCGAGGAATATCATCCGGAACCCGGACGCCCGTTCGGACCCGACGACCTGACCGGTCGCGAGCGTCCGCTGGTGATCCGTGGCCTGGTTCGCGACTGGCCGATCGTGAAGCTGGCGCAGCAGTCGGACACCGCCTTCGCCCAGCGGCTGGCGCAGTGGGACAGCGGCGCCGACGTCAGCACGCTGATGATTTCGCCGGAAGCGGGTGGCGTCATCGGCTACACGCCGGACATGGAAGGCTTCTGCTATCGCCATTTCAAGGTGCCGGTGACGCTTGGCCTGCAGCGCCTGGCCAATTACAGCAGGCGCGACAACGCACCGGGGCTGGTGATCCAGAGCGCACCGGTGCGCGAATGCATTCCCGGGTTCCTGGACGAACATGCGATGCCGCTGCTCGATCCGTCGATCGAGCCACGGCTGTGGATCGGCAACCGGGTGACCACGCCGACCCATTTCGATTCGCAGCACAACATCGCCTGCGTGGTCTGCGGCACGCGCCGCTTCACGCTGTTTCCGCCGGACCAGTTGCCCAATCTGTACATCGGTCCGCTGGATTTCGCCCCCACCGGCGCGGCCATCAGCATGGCGCGGCTGGACCATCCCGACGATCCACGCTTTCCGCGCCTGAAGCAGGCGCTGGCGACCGCGCAGGTGGCCGAACTGAACCCGGGCGATGCGATCTACATGCCGCCCCTGTGGTGGCACAACGTCGACTCGCTGGAACGGCTCAACGCGCTGGTGAACTACTGGTGGAGTCCGGTCCAGGTGGACGGTTTCACCACCGGACATGCGCGCGCGGCCCTGTACCACTGCCTGCTGGCGTTCCGTGCATTGCCGCCCGGCGAGCGCGCGAACTGGAAGCAGTTGCTGGACCATTACGTGTTCGGCGACGAACAGGCGATCGCGCATATTCCCGAGCAGCGCCGCGGCGTGCTGGGTCCGCTGACGCCGGAAACGGTCGAGCAGCTGAAGCAGGGGGCGCGGCAGAATCTCTAA
- a CDS encoding phosphoribosylanthranilate isomerase, translating to MTRVEDAQLAVRLGADAIGMVFTARSRRHVDIAQAQAIRRAMPPFVSTVALFMDDAADFVRDVAMAVQPDLLQFHGGERDEWCAQFDRPWLKAIAMGAGATALAQLQAHPGAAGLLLDGHGLGEAGGSGKAFDWSLMPDHLAQPLVLAGGLHAGNVGEAIRVAHPWAVDVASGVESAPGIKDPDKLAAFMAAVRAADSMEKQ from the coding sequence ATGACCCGTGTCGAGGACGCGCAACTGGCGGTGCGGCTTGGCGCCGATGCGATCGGCATGGTGTTCACTGCACGTAGCCGGCGCCACGTCGATATCGCGCAGGCGCAGGCAATCCGGCGGGCCATGCCGCCCTTCGTGTCGACCGTGGCCTTGTTCATGGACGACGCGGCGGATTTCGTGCGTGACGTGGCGATGGCCGTGCAGCCTGACCTGCTGCAGTTCCATGGTGGCGAACGTGACGAGTGGTGCGCCCAGTTCGATCGCCCATGGCTGAAGGCGATCGCGATGGGGGCGGGCGCGACGGCTTTGGCGCAGTTGCAGGCGCATCCCGGTGCCGCGGGCCTGTTGCTGGACGGTCACGGACTCGGCGAGGCTGGCGGCAGCGGCAAGGCCTTCGACTGGTCGCTGATGCCCGATCACCTGGCGCAGCCGCTGGTTCTCGCCGGCGGCCTGCATGCAGGCAATGTGGGCGAGGCGATCCGCGTCGCCCACCCATGGGCCGTGGATGTCGCCAGTGGGGTGGAGTCCGCCCCGGGGATCAAGGACCCGGACAAGCTGGCAGCCTTCATGGCGGCGGTACGCGCCGCGGATTCGATGGAGAAGCAGTGA
- a CDS encoding LysR family transcriptional regulator, with protein MSRELPSLNALRAFEATARLESVSRAAEELHVTHGAVSRQTRALESELGVTLFAREGRGIALTPAGRQLRDGVAGAFDLLRQSCERLRRESRQAPLVLGCSGSVLARWVIPRLERMGRELPELKLHLSAIEEQPADALPGLDAALLLAEAPWPAAWLVDVLAPERIGPVFSPRHPHHAALSQAHAAALYREPLLHTQSRPQAWPAWARAQRIARGKLRYGQSFEHLYYLLEAAVAGLGVAIAPQPLVADDLAAGRLLAPWGFRATQAHWVLCTPRSARDPRLQALADWLRRELATP; from the coding sequence ATGTCCCGTGAACTGCCGTCGCTGAATGCCCTACGCGCCTTCGAGGCCACCGCCCGCCTGGAAAGCGTGAGCCGCGCCGCCGAGGAACTACACGTGACCCACGGCGCGGTCAGCCGGCAGACCCGTGCGCTGGAGTCCGAACTCGGCGTCACCCTGTTCGCCCGTGAAGGGCGCGGCATCGCACTGACGCCCGCCGGCCGCCAGTTGCGCGACGGCGTCGCCGGCGCATTCGATCTGCTGCGCCAGTCCTGCGAGCGATTGCGTCGCGAGAGCCGGCAGGCACCGCTGGTACTCGGCTGCTCCGGCAGCGTGCTGGCCCGCTGGGTCATTCCGCGACTAGAGCGGATGGGCCGCGAGCTACCCGAGCTGAAACTGCACCTGTCCGCCATCGAGGAACAACCTGCCGACGCCCTGCCCGGCCTGGATGCGGCCCTGCTGCTGGCCGAGGCGCCATGGCCAGCGGCATGGCTGGTCGACGTGCTGGCCCCCGAGCGGATCGGCCCAGTGTTCAGTCCGCGCCATCCCCACCATGCAGCGTTGAGCCAGGCCCATGCCGCTGCGCTGTACCGTGAACCGCTGCTGCACACCCAGTCGCGCCCGCAGGCCTGGCCTGCCTGGGCACGTGCGCAACGTATCGCGCGCGGCAAACTGCGCTACGGACAGTCCTTCGAACACCTCTACTACCTGCTGGAAGCGGCGGTGGCCGGCCTCGGCGTGGCGATCGCGCCGCAGCCGCTGGTCGCCGACGACCTTGCCGCCGGTCGGCTGCTGGCACCATGGGGTTTCCGCGCCACCCAGGCGCACTGGGTGCTGTGCACCCCCAGGTCCGCCCGGGATCCCCGCCTGCAGGCACTGGCCGACTGGCTGCGACGCGAGCTCGCCACGCCCTGA
- a CDS encoding phosphatase PAP2 family protein, which translates to MHATSSRPVPDAPRFAMDAHLCVLANRWGTRRAVGTFFAVISRLGDGVFWYSLMLVLALLGGMHGLYAAMHMAATGLVALLLYRVLKRYTRRPRPFRTCPGVIAHLPPLDEFSFPSGHTLQAVGFTIVALAWFPALAPLLLPFTALIAASRVILGLHYPSDVLAAIVIGSGLGTLSLWLVSGVLPLG; encoded by the coding sequence ATGCACGCAACGTCTTCCCGGCCCGTTCCTGACGCCCCCCGCTTCGCGATGGACGCACACCTGTGCGTGCTCGCCAACCGCTGGGGAACCCGCCGCGCCGTCGGCACCTTCTTCGCCGTCATCAGTCGTCTGGGCGACGGCGTGTTCTGGTATTCGCTGATGCTCGTGCTCGCCCTGCTGGGCGGCATGCACGGTCTGTACGCGGCAATGCACATGGCCGCGACCGGTCTGGTGGCACTGCTGCTGTACCGGGTACTCAAGCGCTATACGCGGCGCCCGCGGCCTTTCCGCACCTGCCCTGGGGTGATCGCACACCTGCCGCCGCTGGACGAATTCAGCTTCCCGTCCGGCCACACGCTGCAGGCGGTCGGCTTCACTATCGTGGCACTGGCCTGGTTCCCTGCACTGGCACCACTGCTGCTGCCGTTCACTGCACTGATCGCCGCGTCGCGGGTGATCCTGGGCCTGCATTATCCGAGCGACGTACTGGCAGCGATCGTCATCGGAAGCGGACTGGGCACGCTTTCACTGTGGCTGGTATCCGGCGTGCTTCCGCTGGGCTGA
- the trpA gene encoding tryptophan synthase subunit alpha, whose protein sequence is MNRIDARFAQLKAAGRTGLIPFVTAGDPAPDHAVALMHALVDAGADLIELGVPFSDPMADGPVIQHASERAIASGVGLDDVLRWVAEFRQRDADTPVVLMGYLNPVEIHGYARFAAEAVEAGVDGVLLVDCPLEESAVLAPLREAGLRQILLAAPTTVPARMAKLCESAEGFLYYVSFAGITGAQRLSTADIAARVADIREHAKAPVAVGFGVRDAQSAKAIASFADAVVIGSALVERLEGADDAGDIATRVRSFLQPIRTALDQH, encoded by the coding sequence ATGAACCGCATCGACGCCCGATTCGCCCAGCTCAAGGCCGCCGGCCGTACCGGCCTGATTCCGTTCGTCACCGCGGGCGATCCCGCGCCGGATCACGCGGTGGCGCTGATGCACGCGCTGGTCGATGCCGGTGCCGACCTGATCGAGCTGGGGGTGCCGTTTTCCGACCCGATGGCCGACGGCCCGGTGATCCAGCATGCCAGCGAACGCGCTATCGCCAGTGGCGTGGGGCTCGACGACGTGCTGCGCTGGGTGGCCGAGTTCCGCCAGCGCGATGCGGACACGCCGGTGGTGCTGATGGGCTACCTGAATCCGGTGGAGATCCACGGTTACGCGCGCTTTGCGGCGGAGGCCGTCGAGGCCGGCGTGGACGGCGTGCTGCTGGTTGACTGTCCGCTGGAGGAGTCCGCCGTGCTGGCGCCGTTGCGTGAGGCCGGGCTGCGTCAGATCCTGCTGGCCGCGCCCACCACCGTACCCGCGCGTATGGCGAAGTTGTGCGAGTCGGCCGAGGGCTTCCTGTACTATGTGTCATTCGCCGGCATTACCGGCGCACAGCGTCTTAGCACTGCGGATATCGCGGCCCGTGTGGCGGATATTCGCGAACATGCGAAGGCGCCGGTGGCGGTCGGCTTCGGCGTGCGCGATGCGCAGAGTGCGAAGGCGATCGCCAGCTTTGCCGATGCGGTGGTGATCGGCAGTGCGCTGGTGGAGCGGCTGGAAGGTGCGGACGACGCAGGCGATATCGCCACCCGCGTGCGCTCGTTCCTGCAGCCGATCCGCACGGCGCTGGATCAACACTGA
- the trpB gene encoding tryptophan synthase subunit beta — MTTIDDFHAWPDTHGRFGRFGGSYVAETLMAPLAELTDAYLRLREDPAFIAELDRDLTHYVGRPSPIYFAERLTRHVGGARILLKREDLNHTGAHKINNTVGQALVARHMGKTRIIAETGAGQHGVASATVAARLGLDCVVYMGAVDMERQRINVYRMKLLGAEVVPVTSGSKTLKDALNEAMRDWVTNVADTFYIIGTVAGPHPYPLMVRDFNSIVGREARAQMLAEYGRLPDVLTACVGGGSNAIGLFHAFLNDRDVRIVGAEAGGEGIATGHHAASLAAGRPGVLHGNRTYVLCDDDGQITETHSVSAGLDYPGVGPEHAFLKDAGRADYVGVTDDEALEAFHLLARTEGILAALESSHAVAQAIKLAREYPPDGIVLCNLSGRGDKDVHTIAAREGVQF, encoded by the coding sequence ATGACCACGATCGACGATTTCCACGCCTGGCCCGATACGCACGGACGCTTTGGCCGGTTTGGCGGCAGCTATGTCGCCGAAACCCTGATGGCGCCGCTGGCCGAACTTACCGACGCCTACCTGCGCCTGCGCGAGGATCCGGCCTTCATCGCCGAACTCGACCGCGACCTGACCCACTACGTGGGGCGGCCCAGTCCGATCTACTTCGCCGAGCGGCTGACCAGGCACGTGGGCGGTGCGCGCATCCTGCTCAAGCGCGAGGACCTCAACCACACCGGCGCGCACAAGATCAACAACACCGTGGGCCAGGCGCTGGTGGCGCGGCACATGGGCAAGACCCGGATCATTGCCGAGACCGGGGCCGGCCAGCACGGCGTGGCCAGCGCCACGGTGGCGGCGCGGCTGGGCCTGGACTGCGTGGTCTACATGGGCGCCGTGGACATGGAGCGGCAGCGGATCAACGTTTACCGCATGAAGCTGCTGGGCGCCGAGGTAGTGCCGGTGACGTCGGGTTCGAAGACCTTGAAGGATGCCCTCAACGAGGCGATGCGCGACTGGGTCACCAACGTGGCCGATACCTTCTACATCATCGGTACGGTGGCCGGGCCGCATCCGTATCCGCTGATGGTGCGCGACTTCAACTCGATTGTCGGTCGCGAGGCGCGTGCGCAGATGCTGGCCGAATATGGCCGGCTGCCCGACGTGCTCACCGCCTGCGTGGGCGGCGGCTCCAATGCGATCGGCCTGTTCCACGCCTTTCTCAACGACCGCGACGTGCGCATCGTCGGCGCCGAGGCGGGGGGCGAGGGCATCGCCACCGGTCATCACGCCGCCTCGCTGGCGGCGGGGCGTCCCGGTGTGCTGCACGGCAACCGTACCTATGTGCTTTGCGACGACGACGGCCAGATCACCGAGACGCACTCGGTTTCGGCGGGCCTGGACTATCCGGGCGTGGGCCCCGAACACGCCTTCCTGAAGGATGCCGGGCGCGCCGACTACGTGGGCGTGACCGACGACGAGGCGCTGGAGGCGTTCCACCTGCTGGCGCGCACCGAAGGCATTCTCGCCGCGCTGGAGTCCAGCCATGCGGTGGCGCAGGCGATCAAGCTGGCACGCGAATACCCGCCGGACGGCATCGTGCTTTGCAACCTGTCCGGCCGTGGCGACAAGGACGTGCATACCATCGCCGCGCGCGAGGGCGTGCAGTTCTGA